CGCTGTCAGAGGCCTGAGTCCGCGCGGGCTCTGGTCCCCCGACCGCTCCCTCCCTGGGACGCGCAGGCGTACGGGCGCCGGGACCAGGCAGGAGGGGCCTCAGCGCGCAGGCGTACGGGCCGCGGGgcggcgcagggggcggggcctcaccgCGCAGGCGGCCGCGTGCAGGTCCGCGATCCGTCGCTCGGCCGCCGTTAACGCTGCGGTCTCCGGGCGCCTCTCCGCCCCCGCCGGGCTGTCTTGCGCGCGGGGCCCGACATCGCCGCGCTCTCCCTCCGAAGCGGAGCACAGGGGGACCCCGAGGGGCTGGCGGAGCCCCGCCGAGACCCAGAGGGGCCGTGCCGGCCGGGCGGCGGGAGGTCGTCCCCCGAAGGTTGCGGTCACCAGCGATGGAACCCGCCTGGCCGCCATGGCCGCCGCGGGCCGAGCCGCCCCGCCCTGCAGggctcgccccgccccctcctgagCGCCCGCCACGCCCACCGCTGAGCtagccacgcccccacccccacctaagCTCTCGCCCTCCGCCGAGCTAGCCACGCCCACCGCCGAGCTAGCCACGCCCCCCGAGATagccacgcccccacccctcctgagCGTCTGCCCCGCCACCGCTGAGATA
This sequence is a window from Eptesicus fuscus isolate TK198812 chromosome 24, DD_ASM_mEF_20220401, whole genome shotgun sequence. Protein-coding genes within it:
- the C24H1orf53 gene encoding uncharacterized protein C1orf53 homolog; the protein is MAARRVPSLVTATFGGRPPAARPARPLWVSAGLRQPLGVPLCSASEGERGDVGPRAQDSPAGAERRPETAALTAAERRIADLHAAACAAQQLTYADPATGYVVLTRLAHLQRGRCCGSACRHCPYGQVNVQDPAKKKKFNSCFYV